ATGAGCTGATGACTCCCTCAGTTCTAATTATTCTCTTTTTTCCTCATCCATTTCAATTTTCACTCATCCACGTCTTGGAACTTACTAGACCAAACCAAAATCCGATACTAACCAGACCAAAATGACTTGAAAGATCCCAAGTCTCCCAAACAAGTGAATGCAACAAAGAAAGCTCTCCTCTCATGAGACTGATGGTCTGCTGAGTTTCCTCTTCTTGGCAGCTGGAGTGGACTCATTAGAATTTGCATCTGACCCGACTGTTATATCATCTCTTTTATAGCTCAGTGATGCAGCATCCAAGACCCCAATTGGGCTGTGTGGTACAGAGGAAACTGACAGACTGACACTTTGACTACTCTCCTTCTCCATCAATGTCATCCGCTGGATCACTTCATTACATCTTAACACTCTCTCCTGCAATTATCGCCCCAAAACAGATCAGAACAAAAGCCTCTGAACATGGATGGCATCTGTTCAGTGTCGCACAACATTTGCCAGATGGAAAAATTTACCTTATCTACATGGATGCAACAAGATAAAGTGTTTTTGATTCCCACAGTCTGGATTTCTCCCAATGCCGagaatgcaacagcagcagcaattTCAGAGGGCCTAAACCCTAGAAATCCTGTTCCTGCAAATCAATTTAATCCATATTTTTGTCAGGCTTTCAGCTCGACCCAATCCACTATCACTGATAGCAAGAGAGGCTCTATTTATGTATAGAATGGAATCACTGACCTCTAACTGAACTCAATATAAGTTCCACAGACCGGGAAACTACTGAATTTGTTGGGGAATTGCCGTCATTAaacttttgaagaaagtaatctaTGAATGAGAAAGGCGTCACAGCTTGCATCCTCCACTTGAGGGTGCTTAGAACTAAAAGCTCCATTCTTTGTATTGTCTTGGCTTCAAATACATATTTTGCCTCGCCAACCTAGAGGATCATTTAAGAATCACTGATAGGTAAGTGAAAACCCTGCAGCCAAGAAAACCGACAGAGAAATCTCTTTGTGGTCACCCTTCACCTGTAAATCTAGTGATAGAGGAACTTCAGTTTCCTCAATCTTGGCAGCAAGAGATAAGCAGGCCACAGTGAGCAACTGTGTCATCCAAGCCTTACCTTCCTAAAGACAGAGATATGAAGACACGAGAAATGGTAacaagtaaataaaaaaaaataaaaaaaaaaaatatccaaccaCATCCAATCAAACACCTATGGAAAGTTACTGTCTACCCTACAATGTTCTCAATGAAATAAAGATTGCAATTGGGTGCCCTAAGatggttcttactgggagtttatAAGCTGAAAGGAATCGATCCATGTAATTTACAGACAAATAGGCACTCAAAGGTCCGAACTTGTAATGGGCATGAACCTGTCAATAAAAACCCATTGATTACAAAGGAGAGAATGTTTATACATTTGAGCAAACAAAAGATAAGCAAGAAAAGAATTGATAATATCATCGGACAAATGAATGGAAAAGGAAAAATACACCCATTTCTATATAGATAACAAAACCATCATCTATTTGTTGTtggtttttttctttcttcttttttttttttgggggtttgAGCAGAAAACATCTCGAACTATTGAAAGCACATATAGCAACCATTATATGCAAACCAGGAAGAAAAGGAAATGAAATACTGGAAATCAAGAAAGCTGCACATTATTACTATCAACATCAAGAGACAAATGATGGAAAAGGGGAAATTTACACTCATTGTCAAATAGATAACAAAGAACCTATAAAACGGTTGAAAAACAGCTATATCACTAATTATAGGTCAAACTCAACTGAGAAAAATAGTCTTCTTTAGTTAAACTAATAATAATAGTAGAAATAATAGAAATGCAGAAGAATAAGCATGAAATTTGTCCGAATTAATCAATAGCCTCGAAATCAAACACCATATGGACAGAAATCATCGGAAAATAGATCAAGCTCAAAGCCCAATAAGAAATTCATAAGACTGAGGTGAAAAGAAGAAGGGAAAGGGAAAACTCCGACCTTTCCAATCCAATCAATGGCATCTCTCCTGACTGAAATGTCCAAGTCCCCATTTTGCAACCTCTTGGCATAATCCTTTCTCGGCATGTGTTCTAATTCCTTCTCAACCAGCAAAGCAATGCATTCCTCTGATTGTA
The sequence above is a segment of the Elaeis guineensis isolate ETL-2024a chromosome 7, EG11, whole genome shotgun sequence genome. Coding sequences within it:
- the LOC105048662 gene encoding cyclin-D4-1, with amino-acid sequence MGVTYDYASSNLLCAEDNSSILEFDDGEEDGFDGEAEGHKHGWIPEQRSDFYGDFLKSFPLQSEECIALLVEKELEHMPRKDYAKRLQNGDLDISVRRDAIDWIGKVHAHYKFGPLSAYLSVNYMDRFLSAYKLPEGKAWMTQLLTVACLSLAAKIEETEVPLSLDLQVGEAKYVFEAKTIQRMELLVLSTLKWRMQAVTPFSFIDYFLQKFNDGNSPTNSVVSRSVELILSSVRGTGFLGFRPSEIAAAVAFSALGEIQTVGIKNTLSCCIHVDKERVLRCNEVIQRMTLMEKESSQSVSLSVSSVPHSPIGVLDAASLSYKRDDITVGSDANSNESTPAAKKRKLSRPSVS